The genome window GGGATACCTAGTGCACTAACAAAGCTTACAGTCATCGCATTTAATCTCtcacctcatcatcatcatcgtcttcATCATCACTGTCTGTGCTGCCAGAAGACTCGTCGTCGTCGTCCTCAGAGTCTGTCGTGTCCGTCTTTTCGTCCTCTTCATCTGACTCTGACGTGTCCTGCTGGGGAGCACAAATTCACACCTTTCTCTCAAGGTTCTACAGCTCTTggcctccccatctctctctctctcttaaacccACACTCaaatgcagacagacacacatgcacacccacacccagacacacgcacatgcaagtataatatatatataataacaatatggGTGCCTGGCAGGAAGGACACTTCCATCCGGTCTaaagtctctgtctctctctctctctctctctctctgtctttctgtctctctctgtctgtctttctttctgtctctctctgtctttctttctgtttctctgtctgtctgtcggtctgtctATCCATCTGACCATACAGCTTTCTGTCCATCCTTTTATCtacctattcacacacacatgcacactcaaacacacatttgtCTCAGCCTTTGAAACATCTGAAAGGACCAAATAtattaccatcacattttacatTGATAACAGATCTCCAGCGTACTGTAAGCTCAACAACAAATTAGATTTAGACCTACCCAACAATTGGCTTAACATTTGGCTACAGCTCTTCCATTACAGACCAAATGCTCCTGAAGGGCCCAATTAGATCACCCAGCTTTGCTGTAACAGCGTTATGACTGCACTCTGATATAGGGCACTCCGCTGTCTACCAAGTGCCCTTACAAATGCTAGTCCCCATCACTCTCTTTACATACTGTATGGTCCAACTCAGATCAGCATGTACAGCATGAGGTAAACGTGTGTTGTGGTAATGTGGGTGTGTGATGTGGGTGGGCGTTACCTTGGCTCGGTACGCCATGGAACGCTTGCCCCCCCCGGCCCCCACTCCTGTGGCTCTGGCACCTACCGCCTTCCCCTTGGTTATGCGCACTTTCGCTCCGGGACCTCGTGGCTTGGCCGTGCTCCGCCGTTTCTGATTGACGGAGAGAGGGTAGGGGGTGGcagacaaaggagagagagagagagagagagagagagagagagagagagagagagagagagagagaggaaaaaacacaagaagaaaagaaaggacacGTTTCAAAGCTCAAAGCACTGATTAGTAGCCCCAAACAGCAGCCAACAGAACGCTATTTATTCCGAAGAGGGTAGTTAATTCAGTTACAGAAGCATTGAAAGCCATCCCAAGAGCCAAAGCAGAGAAAAGTGAGCCTAAAGTGCTCTTTCAACAATGATAATGCACTGGTACATGAGCCTTCATGAACAGTAAATCAAGTAGGGAGGAGACTAGAGCCGAACAACGACTTTGTGTCAAGATAAATCAGCGAGAAagctttttattttctttacagGCTAAATAGAGGCCAGAGTGTGAGCACAGAAGCCATTTAAGGAGTGGGTTAGGATTAAGAGCTAATTAAATAACAGCGCAGTCCAGTCCAGTACTTACCGTGGTGGAGAACTCTTTATACACAGCACGCTCCtgaggagagagggactgaaagagaaggaaagagttcATTACGTGTCTGCATCCGATACGGTCCGTTAAAGACTCCAATACGGCATCCGATAAAGACTCCAATACGGCATGTTGCCGAGAGATCCAAGATCGTTCAAGCACAGCACGTAGATGTATGTAGGTCATCACATTGGAAAAGTCCATAAACACTTGTGAGATTCAAGTCAAATTTCTAAAGTATAagacagtataagtataagtatacgtatatatactcttttgatcccgtgagggtaatttggtctctgcatttatcccaatccgtgaattagtgaaacacactcagcacacagtgaacacacagtgaggtgaagcacacactaatcccggcgcagtgattagtgtgattgtgtgattgtgtgtatgattgtgtgatagtgtgattagtgagctgcctacaacaacagcggcgctcggggagcagtgaggggttaggtgccatgctcaagggcacttcagtcgggcctactggtcggggttcgaactggcaaccctccggttacaagtccgaagcgctaaccagtaggccacggctgccccaaaggaGGGGGTTCTGACAAATCCCCCAGCAGAGCTAAAAGACCAGAGGCAGCAGTACGGCTGCTGGGGCAGAGTAGGAGCACAGGGGCCACCTACCTTCACCCACACCTCCAGCTCCGCCTTGTACTCCAGCTGCTGCTCCTCCACCTGCTTCTTGTACTTGTCCTTCTGGCTCTGGCTCAGCTTGTGCCAGCGCTTGCCGATCTCCACCATGCGCTCCTTCAGACTGAAGTGGTTCAGCTCGCCGTTGGTCAGCAGCTCCTGCGAGAACATCTGGTAGCCGCTCCtgatgcgcacgcacgcacgcacgcacacaaagagaaacagagaggatgCTGAACGTGAGAGGATATCATGGCAGCACAGCAGCTTTTTCTGGTTGGCGATTACAATTTGAGGTGTCTGTATTGGatttgcaaaaacacacaaatgctcattgtttttataacagTCCATCAGACTTCAATACTTTATCCTAATTAAATAAACTTGCTGTCAGTGTGCGCATACTCCAGAATCTGGAAGAATACCAttgcattctattgtagtagCATTCCAGCTTTTACAGAAAACTCAATGCCAACATTAGCTGTGGAAATGTGGCTTGACTTATTTCACGGGTAACAGAAAAATCAATGAAACAAGCTACTGAGCAAGTAATGTTTGCTCGCATCCACCTCAGCAACTTCTCtaaaaatgtactgtatgatCGTATGGTTGGATATGTTTCATACATCCCCATTTCATCTCGCTGTGAAAACACAAGCACTCAACTCACACAGGTGGTTTCTTCGGCTCGCCGTCAAACTTGGGCTTCCGCTGGCCCTGTCCAGCCGTCGGCGTCCGTATCTCCACAAGCTCTCTCTGCAGGAGAAACAACGTCAGTGTATATGTGActcacacacgagcacacacacacacacacacacctgaaacaTGTAAAAGAGTAATTGTGTACATGTCACACCAGCTAACATGGCATGGCATACACATGCAACTCTGAAGAAACGTTACACTTCAAATGACATTAATGACATGGAAACAGACATTCACGTTACCAACGCTGAAATGGATACAAATCATGAATACAACAACAATGGATGACACACGTAAATTTCAACAGTAATATTGCTGTACTGCATGTAACTGCAACCTGTACAACACAAAATTGGAAAAGCAGGTCAGGAAGACCATGTCTAAAGTGAACCCCAAGCCCAGAGGCTCCACCCGATTACCCGACAGAGGAcggggtggggagagaggacTGTTACGGGGTGACCAACACTTTGACATTTCTCCGGTACAGGTGAAAGGACAGTGGTCAAAACGTCTGGTCACTGACCACGGTCCGGTACTGAACCTCGTATCGCTTCTGGTCCTCCGCTGCTTTCTTGATCCATGGgatcttctctttcttttccatgGCCTTCCAAGCAGCCTCCATGGCGTTCTGGGCCTTTTTCCGATCACTCTGAACCAACGGAAAGATACACAAGTATCTAGAAAAAGCCCAGCTGCAGGGCTTAGACCACACTTGGCTATCAAATAAAACCAAACAAgcttaacaaacacacacttgtgcattgAAAGGTTCATACTGGAATTTAATTAccatatatattaaaaaaacgTAAACCAAGAAGCAGCTATGCTCATTTTGATTAGGTGTTCACTGCCTTATGATGATTGTGTCAGCTTAAGCTCTACCAGTCCCCCAGTCAGCCACCAGGGCAGTGCTCATGGTGCACTCACCCTGTACTTGGCCAGGTAGTCACCGATCACGCTCTGTTGCCACATCTCCTCTGCCGTCTTGGGTGTTTCGGGGAGACgggttttctttttgttgtccTTCTTCTCTTTCATCGCTACACCTGGTGCCCAGTGATCCAGCTCAGGATCCCGACACCTCTCCTacaaaaaggacacacacaccacaaatcaGTACCAAATCTCTCAGATGTCAGATCCCTCAACCCACGCCAAAAAGCATACTTGTCAACAGTAGAACACTAACTCCAATAAAATTCAATTTATCACActtatacaaataaataaatacataaaatgtTTTCCTCCTCCTGTATAGaccgtttcaagagagttccactatcagcatcatagttggccccacaaggcttccgttttaacattccatatgttatcttaatgcagaggaagtagattgggaactaaatagattttgtttttattgttgaaagggtctattaacAGAGTGACACACCCACCTTTGCTGAGGGGGACTTGGCCCGTAGAGGGCTGTTTGTACTGTTCATGGCCAGCCTGGAGCCCGGCAGCTTCTCTTCTCCCAGCACCcgatccctctcctcctccggcAGACTCTATGGATGGAAGCACGCACATGTGTTTCGAGTGAATGCCATTGAATAAGCCACAGGGCTTAAGCGATGCAGTGGTCTGATTACGATTggaaatgtattaatatgcacactTACCTCTAAAAATCGCTGGAGGTCGATCTCATACTGCTTCTTTTTCTGGAGATGAAAGAAAGTTCCTTCACTGCCACAAATGTGATTATCTAGGCCTGGTCAAAACCTATACTATTTAGGTCTATCCAAATCTTAAACTATCTTTAAAAGGAACACAACTGTTAGAAAGATCCTATTTAattccatttcttttactgatTGAGAGCAATGTATCCATATCAAAGACAACAATATTTTAAGAGCCACAGTTAAATGAATGCCCTTAGATTTAAACGATGACACGTTTAGTAACTCAAAcccttccatctctccctctctgaggcCTAACCTGTTCACAGCGTTTCTGGAACATGTCCTTTTCCTTCTGTGTCATCATCTTCCACTGCTTGCTGCACAGCACCATGCGCTCCGTGCTGGGCACGTCCTTCATGTTCACCATCAGCTCAGCACAGTACAGCGAGTAGCCATTTCTGAAAAAGACAGGCTTACTTCACACCGGCTCAACAAGTCAGATTTAAATAAAGAGATAAGTATGAAAAAAACCCAGATCTTTGTTATATGCAGACATTAATATCTGATTTGGGTAGAATTTACACTGTGATGTGACCATGGGTTAGTCAAATTTATCAGAAAAGATTAACTGTGCACCATAATACTCTTCATCTAATGACTTTGCtgtgagggaggaagggggaCTGAATGATGAAAGTCTGACACTTACGGTGGAGGTTTGGTAGGCCGGCCATCAAACTTATCCTTGAGCTGCCTCTCGGCTTTGGTCAGGACAGACTTCACGTGCTCATCTGAATTGGAGTCGGGGTGGGCCTCAAAGTATATCCTCATGCTATCCTGCAACACACAACAGAGCCAGGGCCACAGGAGGTCAAGATGCTAAAGCATCTGAAGGATGAATCCATATGAACATACTGCCAAATTCTGCATGGAGTTATCACATTTCACGGAGTCAAGCTTGCAAATAACCTCTGTATGCAAGAGAGATTACTTGGTTATAAGAGAGGTTGAGGGGATCAGGTTTATTTTCACTTTAAGCTCAAGCTTTTGGCTCATTATACACccagcaagtcaagtcaacccAAGAACCAAAAGGCCGACTGACTGTGATGGAGGCAAAAGTCAGTGTATTGGCTGACTTCCGGGAATGAGGTAGGCTGAGTAGACGCGTGACGAACTCGCTCCCACAACCACACTTTATAACGCATCTTTCAAACTTCTCCTTGTTCGGCAATTTATCTTTAATAGACACGTAACCTGTTGTTAACCTTACGGACTACCCAGCAATGTCCAAAGCAAAGGGTAAACAAGATAAAGACAATTCTACGTCCTTAGCTAGCATAACTATGACTGAAATTAGCTCGCTGTTGGAAGAACACAGAAAGTCTCTGGCAGCCGATTTTAAATCCTCATTTGACTCAGTTGCATCCACACTGGAGAATCTACAGACCACAGTTACAGATCATGGGCAAAGAGTCGCTTCTCTGGAAGAAAATGCCACTGACATCGACCACCGTCTCGTTCAGCTCGAGAAGACCTGCTCCACTTTTCAGCAAGTAAACAAGTCACTCAAGACCAAGGTAGCTGACCTAGAAGGGCGCAGTAGACGCCAAAACATCCGAATCATTGGCCTACCTGAGGACACTGAGGGCTCTCAACCGTCTGCCTTCTTCTCACAACTCCTAATGGATGTCTTTGGCTCACagatcctctcttctccccctgaACTTGACCGTTCCCATAGAAGCTTTGCAGCTAAGCCTGCTCCAGGAGGAAGGCCACGTCCTGTAATCATACGGTTCCACCGCTTCCAAACGAAGGACCTGGTCATACGCGAGGCTCGTAAAAGAGGCGACCTGTCCTACCAGGGCCATAAGATCCGCTTCTACGATGATTACAGCCCCGATTTGTTGAAGCAGCGTGCTGAGTTCAAGAACTCCATGGCAGAGCTCTACAGGCGTGGATACAAGCCGgctctcctccatccagccaGGCTCCATATTATATTGCCCAGCGGCGAGAAGACCTGGCTCCTGTCTGCATCGGACGCAGCCAAGTTTGTCCAGGACTTGTAAGATAGGCTAATGTAAGACTTGTGTGACTTGTAAGGTACTGTATGTGAGCGAGTGAGTTGATAAGCTTTACTGTTCATGTCTAAACAATGTCATTGCCTCTCTAGTCTACTAATGATAATGCCTGCGacacgcttttttttttttttttttttacttgcttGTTtgtctcgctcgctcgctcgctctctgaGTAGGCTAAGTCTGAGCTAGTTTTACTTCTCATGACAAATTGTCTGacaatgatgtaggctacatgccGTCTAACTGGCCTAAgatgcctgtttttttttctctttcaaaacGTATGCCCTcaacattgttttcttttgCTCTCGCTATGTCCGTTTTCCCCCTTTCATTTCAAAATCTGTTGGCTATGCAGATTTACTGTTACATTATGGTAAACAGGCGTATTAGCCAAAGCAGGTCGATTGTTCAATGTTAGGCTAGCATAGCCCTTGCCTATGCCTGTATGCAATTGTTACTATATTACACTTGAAGTAAaaatggttaaaaatgtgttgactGCACAGTTTGCGTTAGGAAGATTCACTATGCTGATCAGTGTATCAGAGCGTTCCTTGTTGCTGTCTCTGGAAGCAATTGGATTGGGATTTGGGGTGGGGGAATGggttgggtggggggaggggtatttgtttaatgtatttttaattaGGTTTCATTGTGtgtattttttcacttttctttCGCTTTTGCTGGCGTGCTGCTTCGTTTACCCATGTCTACCACCGAGAGGATCATTCCTCCCTTTTGTTGGTGCTGGGCTGCAGGTGGGGGGCGTTGGTGGCGATCGACGTAAACTAATCTGTTCCTTGCACACACCCTCAAAATAAGCCTATCATATGGCATCAAACTTAAGCTCCTTGCCTACATCGGGTGGTGCCTTAAGATTTACTAGTTGGAATGTTAGAGTGATGAATTCTCCTGTCAAACGCAACAAAGTATTACACCATCTAAAATGTTTAAATACTAAAATAGCGTTTCTACAAGAAACCCATCTTAAGCCATCTGATCACCTAAAGCCGCGTAGGGGGTGGGTTGGTCAACTCTACCACTCCTCATTCTCAAGTAAGGCTCGAGGGGTTGCTATTCTTATCCATAAATCAGTACCATTCTCCGTGACCAACATTATATCAGATACAAACGGGCGGTTTGTTGTCATCACAGGTAAAATAGGAGGTAATAGTTTGATGTTGGCAAATGTATATGGCCCGAACTGGGACAATGataacttttttaaaaacttttttttctctcttcctgacTTTCTCACCAGCTCATCCTTGGGGGGGATTTTAACTGCTGTCTTGACCCTTCGCTTGATCGTTCATCCAGCAAGCCCTCTGCTGTCTCTAAATCATCTAAAGTCATACAGACGTTTATGGAGCAATATGCAGTCGCTGACGCTTGAAGCTGACGCTGCCTGGCGCTTTTTCAATCACAGTGTGAAAcagttctcttttttctctcctgtcCATGGCACTTTCTCCCGTATTGATTACTTTCTCATTGATAATAAGCTCCTCTCGTCAGTCAGATCATGCTCATACAGCCCCATTGTGATATCAGACCATGCAACAGTCGTTCTTGACATCTCTCTTCCTGGCAGATCTGTATCCCGTTCCTCCTGGCGCTTCAATTCCTTGCTACTTTCTGACCCTAACTTTATCACAACAATTAGGAGCCGCATCAGTCTTTTTATTTCCACCAATGTTAACCCAGATGTTTCTGCAGCAACAATCTGGGAGACATGCAAAGCCTACTTGCGAGGGGAAGTAATATCCTATTCCGCCTACCAGAAAAACGTTACCGCTGCCCAGAGTATCAGCCTCTCCAATGAAATATCAGAACTGCAGTCCAAGTGTGTAAATTCACCTGACGCAGATCTTTTTAAAGACTTCACTCACTGTTGAAAACACGTCATAAATATGTTGAGTTTGGAGATAAACCTAGTAAACCGCTAGCTCACCAAATCCGACAATCGTCTTCGTCACAGAATATTACCCAGATTAATACTACTGATGGAACAACTATCAACCCGCATATAATCAACAATCAATTCAGGGATTTTTATGCCACATTATACTCTTCGGCAAGTTTAAATGATGAGACGCAGTACAAACACTTTTTAACTCTTTAGATCTTCCCTCCATTGACCCTGAAGCATCATCTAGGCTGGATGGACCCTTCACTATTGCTGACCTTAGAAATTCTTATTCTGATGCAGAATGGAAAATGCCCTGGTCCTGATGGCTTTCCTGCTGAATTTTTAAAAGCCTTTGCAGGCCAAATATCCCCACTTTTACTAAACATATTTAATGAATGCGTGCCCATACAGGATGGCGTACTCCCCTCTACATTACGACAGGCCACTATCTCTCTAATATTAAAAAAAGGACCCCCTCAGTTGCAGTAACTATCGCCCTATCTCTTTGCTATGTGCAGATGTCAAGCTGTTGGCCAAAATGCTGGCTAAACGTCTGGAATCTGTCCTACCAACTATTATTTCCCCAGACCGAACAGGATTTGTTAAAGACAGACATTCTTTTCACAACATCAGGCGCTAATTTGATATTttatacacacctacacactctgaCACCCCTGAGCTGCTTATTTCATTGGATGCGGAGAAGGCATTTGACCGTCTTACCTGTTATATGCATTGAGGCGTTTTGGTTTTGGGTATACATTCATTTCATGGGTAAAGCTTCTGCATACATCCCCTCATGCTCGCGTTCGCTCAAATAATGACTACTCAGATTACTTTCCCCTCGAACGTGACACTCGCCAGGGctgcccactctctcctctaTTGTTCGCCATCGCCATTGAACCACTGGCTGCGGCCCTCAGGTCCAGCCAGGTGTCAGGTATCTCAAGGGGTGGTATTGTTCATAAAGTGTCGCTGTATGCCGATGACCAGACAGGTCCATCCCCCTAGTACTAAAATTATTGACAGAGTTTGGGCAAATTTCAGGTTATAAACTAAATTATCACAAAAGTGAATTAATGCCAAACAATGCTGCAGCCATAAACTATCCCCTATTTAAGTTACCATTTAAGACATCACTGGATAATTTGAAATACTTGGGTATCTATGTAACTAAAAACTACTCAGACTTATTTCAATATAATTTCTCCCCTTTGCTGGCCAGGCTAACCCAGGACTTCCAGTGATGGTCTCTTTTGCCTTTATCTCTTGCTGGTTGGATAAACGgtgttaaaatgaatgtgctccCTAAACTTTTATATCTCTTTCAGTGCATACCTATTTTCGTTCCCAAACATTTTTTTAACTCACTTGACAGGACAATCTCTCAATTCATATGGAACAAAAAGGCCCCTAGAATAAAGAAAGACACCCTTCAAAAACCCAAGGAGTTGGGGGGTCTAGCTCTCCCTAACTTTTTACTTTACTACTGGGCAGCAAACATCAGAGTCTTGTTGTACTGTTGCCACAACAATAGTCAACCCCCGCCATGGTTGCAGATTGAGGAAGATTCATGTGGTTCTTCATCTTTAATGTCCCTTTTGTGCTTCCCCACGACTGTATCGCCATCTGCACTCAAAGAGCATGATTGTTAAAAATTGCCTCAGGATCTGGACTCAATTTAAACAGCACTTTGCACAGCAGACTATACCTGCCTTGACCCCTGTATACTCTAATCCTCTATTTACTCCCTCTGTGATTGACAAAGCTTTCCTAACTTGGAGAGACCAAGGGGTTGTGTCCATAGACCAGCCCTACATTGATGGTACTTTCGCTTCATTTGGACAGTTAACTCAGGCATTCAAACTGCCGGCAACTCATTTCTTTAGATATTTGCAAATGAGAGATTTTGTTCGCAGTCACCTCCCTGGCTTCCCTGCCATTCCTCCCCACCCTTATAGACACTATCCTCAAAACTAATCTTACCTCACCTTACCTTACACTATTTCAACACTCTATAACACTCTTCTCACTCATCAGTCCTCGTCGTCCGATGTTCTACACGGTGCATGGTCGTCAGATTTTAATATAGAGATAGGGCCTGCGGTCTGGGATCATGCCCTGAAGTGGGTTCACTCATCTTCTATTTGTGCTTGTCATGGTGTTTTACAATGCAAAGTTGTTCAGAGTCCATTGGTCGAAAAGTAAGCTAGCCCATATATATCCTGGCACTGATTCAAGCTGTGACAAATGCCACCTGGGACCTGCCAGTCTCGGTCACATGTTCTGGGCTTGTCCCGCCCTCGAGTCGTTCTGGGATGGTGTTTTTGACTCTCTTTCGGCCATTGCTTCTGCCAACATTCGCCCCTCACCTTTAGTTGCCCTGTTTGGTGTCCTACCAATGGGTCACTCGCTACCGTCTTACTTTTGTGAGCTTGTGGCTTCTCTCACGCTGTTAGCAAGACGCATTATATTGTTACACTGGAAGAACCCCCGCGCTCCCTCTCACTCCCAGTGGATAAGGGATGCACTCTATTTTATGAAGCTGGAAAAAATCAAATACTCCCTTCGTGGTTCCATTgcaaaattttctaaaatctggGAGCCCTTTCTAGATCACATCAGGTCTCTCCAACTAGATGGTTTACCTTTAGATTAAGCAGCCGCGCCGACGTCCTGCACCCCTTGCCTAAGTCTACTTTCCTCATATTGGTAGCATGTAGCACAGCAGCACTTTGATTTGAATtcagttttttgttgttgttgttgttttttgtttgtcttattTCGTTTTTGTTGTAGGTCTTTTTATATTCTCACCTTTGTTAGTAGTGCCTCACTCAGCAAAAATGAATTCctgtatctctttctcttcatatTTGAGTACTGTTTTCATGTTTGTATATTGAAAATGACACAAATAaatcatatatattttttttttaaaaagtcagTGTATTGTAGTCTCCCCCTGAATTTCATGGCTGCATCGTCCACTGTGTCTGCACCTGAGTGGTGTATATTGTATGAACAGCTGATTCTGTTACTGAAAATACTCTGCTGTcagaggagggaggagtggCTGGGACAAAGGGCCTCTCAAACAGGCAGCTGATTCTGAGGCCTGTCTAGTCACAGTCtctttgttagggaaaaaaggGAATGTAAACTATGTTCTACCTCGTAATCTTTCTGCAGCTCCAGGGCTTTGCTGATCCACTTCAGACGTTTTTTGTCAGACAGCTGAGACCACTGTCGGCGTAGTGCCTCCTTCAGTTCCTTCTGGCTAACCTAAGTGAATAAGACATACATAACAAACGTAAGATAAATATCTGCCAAAAAAAGAAGAGCTTTGACTATTTTTGTTGTATCTTGTTAATTGTTAGAGAAAAGAGCCTGGTCAAAGGAAGGCAAGTTTGTCACATCTACAGTAATAAACAATCAGTTACAAATCAGTTACAAATACTATGTGTCATTACACCCTCTGACATCTGTGTAGGAcggggtggggggagaggacTGTTAGGGGGAAATATGGGGAAATATCTAGAGAAATATGTGATGCAAATCATTcaaattcctcaaatgtggtcAGACTTACATCTGGGTGAAGCTTCATGTAGGTCTTCTTTTCGTGGTTGTACCACAGCTGCTGAGGAGTTTTGGGCTTCTCAGGGAGGTCAgacttctttctctcctctatcAGCTCTGGGTGGTCCTCCCTGGAATAACGCAAAAGTAATGTTGCATACAGCCCAAAAGAAAATGCCCTGGTATGTCTCCAACA of Alosa sapidissima isolate fAloSap1 chromosome 1, fAloSap1.pri, whole genome shotgun sequence contains these proteins:
- the ubtfl gene encoding upstream binding transcription factor, like; amino-acid sequence: MNGSTSVSATKTGRIKSESDDLWRKEDCLTLLERIRSLLADSDSMKYKTTESHFDWEKVAFGSFSGDLCKQKWQKLSCEVRKYRTMTELIVDAIEFVKNPYKGKKLKTHPDFPKKPLTPYFRFFMEKRAKYAKIHPEMSNLDLTKILSKKYKELPEKKKLKYIQEFQREKESFEKNMARFKEDHPELIEERKKSDLPEKPKTPQQLWYNHEKKTYMKLHPDVSQKELKEALRRQWSQLSDKKRLKWISKALELQKDYEDSMRIYFEAHPDSNSDEHVKSVLTKAERQLKDKFDGRPTKPPPNGYSLYCAELMVNMKDVPSTERMVLCSKQWKMMTQKEKDMFQKRCEQKKKQYEIDLQRFLESLPEEERDRVLGEEKLPGSRLAMNSTNSPLRAKSPSAKERCRDPELDHWAPGVAMKEKKDNKKKTRLPETPKTAEEMWQQSVIGDYLAKYRSDRKKAQNAMEAAWKAMEKKEKIPWIKKAAEDQKRYEVQYRTVRELVEIRTPTAGQGQRKPKFDGEPKKPPVSGYQMFSQELLTNGELNHFSLKERMVEIGKRWHKLSQSQKDKYKKQVEEQQLEYKAELEVWVKSLSPQERAVYKEFSTTKRRSTAKPRGPGAKVRITKGKAVGARATGVGAGGGKRSMAYRAKQDTSESDEEDEKTDTTDSEDDDDESSGSTDSDDEDDDDDENDEEDDDEDDEDEEDGSDATSSSSSEDSSDSDSD